The following coding sequences are from one Humulus lupulus chromosome X, drHumLupu1.1, whole genome shotgun sequence window:
- the LOC133807309 gene encoding adenine nucleotide transporter BT1, chloroplastic/mitochondrial-like → MGKRGVQHFDETKDGFFSVCGLGSSQWNYQEEYYHPGGLFASVGQVGMGFGVSPNPPNPRDDGGSMKLPYTDLYMKYVEGIRRFGVQEEDGLTKKKNNKKNGLKLKIKVSNPSLRKLISGAIAGAVSRTAVAPLETIRTHLMVGTCGHSTTEVFNDIMKTDGWKGLFRGNFVNVIRVAPSKAIELFAYDTVNKHLSPKPGEQAKHPIPPSLIAGACAGVSSTLCTYPLELLKTRLTIQRGVYDGLFDAFLKILREEGPAELYRGLAPSLIGVIPYAATNYFAYDSLRKAYRKFLNQDKIGNIETLLIGSAAGAISSTATFPLEVARKHMQVGALSGRQLYKNVIHALACILEHEGIPGLYRGLGPSCMKLVPAAGISFMCYEACKRILVENDEEA, encoded by the exons atggGTAAGAGAGGAGTTCAACATTTTGATGAGACGAAAGATGGGTTTTTCTCCGTTTGCGGTTTAGGGTCTTCTCAATGGAATTACCAAGAGGAGTATTACCACCCCGGTGGCTTATTCGCAAGCGTTGGTCAGGTGGGAATGGGTTTTGGTGTTTCGCCAAACCCTCCGAACCCCCGTGATGACGGGGGCAGCATGAAGCTTCCGTACACCGACTTGTACATGAAGTACGTGGAGGGTATTCGTAGATTTGGGGTTCAGGAGGAGGATGGGCTgacgaagaagaagaataataagaagaatgGTCTTAAGTTGAAGATTAAGGTTTCGAATCCTTCTCTGCGGAAATTAATAAGTGGTGCCATAGCTGGGGCGGTGTCTCGGACCGCCGTTGCACCATTAGAGACTATAAGGACTCATTTGATGGTTGGGACTTGTGGCCATTCCACAACTGAAGTCTTCAATGATATTATGAAGACTGATGGGTGGAAGGGATTGTTTAGAGGGAACTTTGTCAATGTGATTCGTGTTGCACCTAGCAAGGCCATAGAG CTCTTTGCTTACGACACAGTTAATAAGCATTTGTCACCAAAACCAGGCGAACAAGCCAAACATCCAATCCCTCCCTCGCTAATTGCAGGGGCCTGTGCTGGAGTTAGCTCAACATTGTGCACATATCCTCTAGAGTTGCTTAAGACACGTCTAACAATTCAG AGAGGCGTCTATGATGGTCTTTTTGACGCGTTCTTGAAAATTCTACGGGAAGAGGGACCTGCAGAACTCTACAGAGGTCTTGCCCCTAGTCTTATTGGAGTAATCCCATATGCAGCCACTAATTACTTTGCATATGATTCGTTACGCAAAGCCTATCGAAAGTTTCTCAATCAAGATAAGATTGGCAACATCGAAACTCTTCTCATTGGATCAGCGGCCGGTGCTATTTCAAGCACTGCAACTTTCCCTCTTGAGGTTGCCCGCAAGCATATGCAGGTAGGAGCCTTGAGTGGAAGGCAGTTATATAAGAATGTGATTCATGCGCTTGCATGTATACTCGAACATGAAGGGATTCCGGGTTTGTACAGAGGACTTGGTCCTAGCTGCATGAAGTTAGTTCCTGCTGCTGGGATTTCATTCATGTGCTATGAAGCGTGCAAGAGGATTTTGGTGGAGAATGATGAGGAAGCATAG